In Brachypodium distachyon strain Bd21 chromosome 2, Brachypodium_distachyon_v3.0, whole genome shotgun sequence, one genomic interval encodes:
- the LOC106866049 gene encoding uncharacterized protein LOC106866049, producing MHRRESGKTEQDKIVDALKLFKSQDKTNKGFVLMHCWNMLRFEQKWLAQVDRSSQSNKKQKSSSNASPSMSTQEANPIHLDDFEATSPVKADHMKRLIGKKAEKERQRRGKNVTSLEDSNVVMALDVVFSKRTEMEIARETARQEREMARETARQAREDAKEKRYVGALAMEQRKYEFEERKMEMEIINQDLSSLDDDQKEYYKMLRRDIIDRRSKRSI from the exons ATGCATAGGCGCGAAAGCGGGAAGACAGAGCAAGACAAG ATTGTTGATGCTCTCAAATTGTTCAAGTCACAAGATAAGACCAATAAAGGGTTTGTGCTAATGCATTGTTGGAACATGTTGCGTTTCGAACAAAAGTGGTTAGCTCAAGTTGATAGGTCATCTCAAAGTAATAAAAAGCAGAAGTCAAGCTCCAATGCAAGTCCAAGCATGTCTACTCAAGAAGCCAACCCGATCCATCTTGATGACTTTGAAGCTACATCTCCGGTCAAAGCGGATCACATGAAGAGACTTATTGGGAAGAAGGCGGAGAAAGAACGGCAACGTCGAGGTAAAAATGTTACCTCTTTAGAAGATAGTAATGTTGTGATGGCTTTGGATGTTGTGTTCTCAAAAAGGACAGAGATGGAGATCGCAAGAGAAACGGCAAGACAAGAAAGAGAGATGGCAAGAGAAACAGCAAGACAAGCAAGAGAAGATGCAAAGGAAAAGCGTTATGTCGGAGCACTTGCAATGGAGCAAAGGAAGTATGAATTTGAGGAAAGGAAGATGGAAATGGAGATCATAAACCAGGATCTTAGTTCGTTGGATGATGACCAAAAAGAATACTACAAGATGCTACGGCGTGATATCATTGACCGACGATCTAAAAGATCAATTTGA
- the LOC100825917 gene encoding protein ACTIVITY OF BC1 COMPLEX KINASE 3, chloroplastic has protein sequence MAASTSAAAASLPSSLHRPARRLCRRRSLLRAASTTAPPSPDLSIQLSPRPSPPASPPLVPSLARDRAEDLQAESRAMTRAAAATVYTPELLASRYGSQPFQVALRAAEVLSKLGAFGLTLLLDQRRGDESSEKRRARAVELRTILTRLGPTFVKIGQGLSTRPDLCPTEYLEELSELQDSLPTFPDEEAFACIERELGFPLDSIYSAMSPSPIAAASLGQVYKARLKFSGQLVAVKVQRPGIEDAIGRDFYLLRGLGFLINKYVDFISTDAVALIDEFARRVFQELNYVQEGQNARRFKKLYADKQDILVPDIFWDYTSAKVLTMEWIEGVKLNQQAAIESQGLKVLDLVNIGIQCSLRQLLEYGYFHADPHPGNILATPEGKLAFLDFGMMSETPEDARVAIIGHVVHMVNRDYEAMARDYYALDFLEPDVDVSPIVPALKNFFDDALDSTVSELNFKTIVDGLGAVLYQYPFNVPAYYALILRSLTVLEGLALYADPNFKVLAASYPYFAKRLLTDPNPYLRDALIELLFKDGKFRWNRLENLLVQGRQDREFVAKDALQPVLKLLLGPDGEELRVLVVKEAVRVTEAITFGTLIDSYNAAPEFLKPLISNGNPGGPFKISDVEREQMMELRDTVYRIWGLLRSSDSFDPSLLQPIVQVLQEPEARVFGSRVAGGVTQRLAARLLQQLLRIPPAPVPGSSP, from the exons ATGGCGGCCTccacctcggcggcggccgcttcccTCCCCTCATCTCTGCACCGCCCAGCTcgccgcctctgccgccgccggtccctcctccgcgccgcctccacaaccgcgcccccgtcgccTGACCTCTCCATCCAGCTCTCCCCCCGTCCCTCTCCGCCAGCATCGCCTCCCCTCGTACCCTCCCTCGCCCGCGACCGCGCCGAGGACCTGCAGGCGGAGTCCCGGGCCATGACCCGAGCAGCTGCCGCCACCGTCTACACCCCCGAACTTCTCGCCTCCCGCTACGGCTCACAACCCTTCCAG GTGGCGCTGAGAGCGGCGGAGGTGCTCTCGAAGCTTGGGGCCTTCGGACTGACGCTGTTGCTGGACCAGCGGAGGGGTGATGAGTCTTCGGAGAAGAGGCGAGCCAGGGCCGTGGAGCTGCGGACCATATTGACGAGGCTGGGCCCGACGTTCGTCAAGATTGGACAGGGCTTGTCCACGCGGCCCGACCTCTGCCCGACTGAGTATCTCGAGGAGCTCTCCGAGCTGCAG GACTCGCTACCCACGTTTCCAGATGAAGAGGCATTTGCATGTATTGAGAGGGAGCTCGGATTTCCTCTTGATTCTATCTACTCAGCAATGTCACCTTCCCCAATTGCTGCAGCGAGTCTAGGTCAAGTTTACAAGGCACGGTTGAAATTCTCTGGGCAGCTGGTAGCTGTCAAAGTGCAGAGGCCTGGTATAGAGGATGCCATTGGGCGTGATTTTTACCTACTTAGGGGATTGGGTTTTCTAATAAATAAGTATGTCGACTTCATATCCACTGATGCTGTCGCCCTGATAGATGAATTTGCTCGAAGGGTTTTTCAAGAGCTAAATTATGTCCAG GAAGGCCAAAATGCACGGAGGTTTAAAAAGTTATATGCTGACAAGCAAGACATACTGGTGCCTGATATATTTTGGGATTACACAAGTGCAAAGGTTCTTACAATGGAATGGATTGAGGGTGTAAAACTAAATCAGCAAGCAGCCATTGAAAGCCAGGGTTTAAAGGTTCTGGACTTGGTAAACATTGGTATCCAGTGTAGCTTAAGGCAGCTCCTAGAGTATGGCTACTTCCATGCTGATCCGCATCCTGGTAATATTTTGGCAACACCTGAAGGGAAGCTTGCTTTTCTTGATTTTGGTATGATGAGTGAAACACCAGAGGATGCAAGAGTAGCCATCATAGGACATGTTGTCCACATGGTCAATCGAGACTATGAAGCGATGGCTCGGGATTATTATGCTCTTGATTTTTTGGAACCTGATGTAGATGTTTCCCCTATCGTGCCTGCTCTCAAGAATTTCTTTGATGATGCTTTGGACTCAACAGTGAGTGAACTAAACTTCAAAACTATAGTTGATGGCTTAGGTGCTGTGCTTTATCAGTACCCATTCAATG TACCGGCGTACTATGCGTTGATACTGCGATCACTCACCGTGCTGGAAGGTCTGGCACTCTATGCTGATCCCAATTTTAAGGTGCTCGCTGCCTCATATCCTTACTTTGCTAAAAGGTTACTCACTGATCCCAATCCATATCTCAGAGATGCTCTGATTGAGCTGCTATTCAAGGATGGGAAATTTAG ATGGAATAGGCTTGAAAATCTTCTTGTTCAAGGGCGCCAAGATAGAGAGTTTGTAGCTAAGGATGCTCTACAACCGGTTCTAAAGCTTCTACTCGGTCCAGATGGGGAAGAACTAAGAGTGCTTGTTGTGAAAGAAGCAGTTCGTGTCACAGAAGCCATCACCTTCGGAACACTGATTGATTCGTATAATGCAGCTCCAGAATTTTTGAAGCCATTAATTTCCAATGGCAACCCAGGGGGGCCATTTAAGATAAGCGATGTCGAAAGGGAACAAATGATGGAGCTCCGAGATACAGTTTATAGAATTTGGGGTCTTTTGAGATCGTCCGATAGTTTTGATCCAAGCCTTTTGCAACCAATTGTGCAG GTGCTACAAGAACCAGAAGCCCGTGTTTTTGGTTCTCGTGTTGCTGGAGGCGTCACCCAACGCCTTGCAGCTCGCTTGTTGCAACAGCTGCTGAGGATCCCACCTGCACCAGTTCCTGGATCTTCGCCATAG
- the LOC100833375 gene encoding uncharacterized protein LOC100833375, giving the protein MLDAVAVQCRVVRFRMSRPLFFRIVKAVREHDSYFVQKRNAAGKLGLSSLQKATAVFRMLTYGVAADATDEYVRIGGSTALKSMKAFVRAIVEVFGDEYLRSPNEADTARLLAIGESRGFPGMLAEGQAPEVNFTVNGNNYTMGYYLADGIYPQWATLVNTKPSPLGQKNKYFAKCEEAHSKDVERAFGVLQARFAIVRGPTRLWDQEVLHDIITACVIMHNMIVEDERDEGPQDYNYDNMGEKVIPSHAQMAEFSNFIQNHLDIRNAQVHSQLKDDLVEHLWQIYGAT; this is encoded by the exons ATGCTCGACGCCGTCGCGGTTCAGTGCCGGGTCGTCAG GTTTCGAATGTCTCGGCCGTTGTTTTTTCGCATAGTGAAAGCTGTGCGGGAACACGATAGCTATTTTGTGCAGAAAAGAAATGCTGCTGGAAAACTTGGGTTATCATCTCTTCAGAAGGCTACCGCAGTGTTCCGAATGTTGACTTATGGTGTAGCAGCGGATGCTACAGATGAGTACGTTCGGATTGGAGGAAGTACTGCTTTGAAAAGTATGAAAGCATTTGTTAGAGCTATTGTTGAAGTTTTTGGAGATGAGTATCTTAGATCTCCAAATGAAGCCGATACCGCTAGATTGCTTGCAATTGGAGAGAGCAGAGGGTTCCCTGGAAT GCTAGCAGAAGGGCAAGCTCCAGAAGTTAATTTTACAGTAAATGGTAACAATTATACAATGGGGTACTACCTTGCTGATGGCATATACCCGCAGTGGGCAACATTGGTGAACACAAAACCCTCTCCACTAGGGCAGAAGaataaatattttgcaaaATGTGAAGAAGCACATAGTAAGGATGTGGAACGAGCATTTGGAGTGCTTCAAGCTCGTTTTGCAATTGTTCGTGGACCGACAAGACTGTGGGATCAAGAAGTACTCCATGATATCATCACAGCTTGTGTTATCATGCATAACATGATAGTTGAAGACGAGCGAGATGAAGGTCCACAAGACTACAATTACGACAACATGGGAGAAAAGGTTATTCCCTCTCATGCACAGATGGCTGAATTCTCGAACTTCATTCAAAATCATCTTGACATCCGCAACGCACAAGTCCACTCTCAACTAAAGGATGACCTGGTTGAGCACCTATGGCAAATTTATGGGGCAACGTAG
- the LOC100825296 gene encoding stromal 70 kDa heat shock-related protein, chloroplastic produces MATTTFPTSTPFFVNHGSRRPSVNVRTAAAVYGRGGRRWRPLRVACEKVVGIDLGTTNSAVAAMEGGKPTIVTNAEGARTTPSVVAYTKAGDRLVGQIAKRQAVVNPENTFFSVKRFIGRKMNEVAEESKQVSYRIIRDDNGNVKLDCPAIGKQFAAEEISAQVLRKLVDDASKFLNDKVTKAVITVPAYFNDSQRTATKDAGRIAGLDVLRIINEPTAASLAYGFEKKNNETILVFDLGGGTFDVSVLEVGDGVFEVLSTSGDTHLGGDDFDKRIVDWLAGSFKNDEGIDLLKDKQALQRLTEAAEKAKMELSSLTQTNISLPFITATADGPKHIETTLTRAKFEELCSDLLDRLRTPVDNSLRDAKLSLKEIDEVILVGGSTRIPAVQDLVKKMTGKDPNVTVNPDEVVALGAAVQAGVLSGDVSDIVLLDVTPLSLGLETLGGVMTKIIPRNTTLPTSKSEVFSTAADGQTSVEINVLQGEREFVRDNKSLGSFRLDGIPPAPRGVPQIEVKFDIDANGILSVAAVDKGTGKKQDITITGASTLPKDEVEKMVEEAEKFAAEDKEKRDAIDTKNQAESVIYQTEKQLKELGDKVPGEVKGKVEGKLVELKDAVAGGTTQTIKDALAALNQEVMQLGQSLYQQQGAPGAGPTPGGDGTADSGPSEKPGDDGDVIDADFTDSK; encoded by the exons ATGGCGACCACGACCTTCCCCACCTCGACACCCTTCTTCGTCAACCACGGTAGCCGGCGCCCCTCCGTCAACGtccgcacggcggcggcggtgtacGGGCGCGggggacggcggtggcggccgctGCGGGTTGCCTGCGAGAAGGTGGTCGGGATCGACCTCGGGACCACGAACTCCGCTGTCGCGGCCATGGAGGGCGGCAAGCCCACGATCGTCACCAACGCCGAGGGCGCTCGGACCACGCCGTCGGTCGTGGCGTACACCAAAGCCGGGGACCGTCTGGTTGGGCAGATCGCCAAGAGGCAGGCGGTGGTCAACCCGGAGAACACCTTCTTCTCCGTCAAGCGGTTCATCGGCCGAAAGATGAACGAGGTCGCCGAGGAGTCCAAGCAGGTCTCCTACCGCATCATTAGGGACGATAACGGCAACGTCAAGCTCGACTGCCCAGCAATCGGCAAGCAGTTCGCTGCCGAGGAGATCTCCGCGCAG GTTCTGAGAAAGCTGGTCGACGATGCATCAAAGTTCTTGAATGACAAAGTTACCAAGGCAGTGATCACTGTCCCTGCTTATTTCAATGACTCGCAAAGGACTGCAACAAAAGATGCTGGACGCATTGCAGGGTTAGATGTTCTCCGTATCATAAACGAGCCTACTGCTGCATCGTTAGCATatggttttgaaaaaaagaacaatgaAACGATTCTTGTTTTTGATCTGGGAGGAGGCACCTTTGATGTTTCAG TTCTTGAGGTTGGTGATGGTGTTTTTGAGGTGCTGTCCACATCTGGTGACACCCACCTTGGTGGTGATGACTTTGACAAG AGAATTGTTGATTGGCTGGCTGGGAGCTTTAAGAATGACGAGGGTATTGACCTACTGAAAGACAAGCAAGCTCTTCAGCGACTTACAGAAGCAGCCGAGAAGGCAAAGATGGAGTTATCATCCTTGACCCAAACAAATATTAG TTTACCTTTCATTACAGCTACTGCTGATGGGCCCAAGCATATTGAGACAACACTTACCAGGGCTAAATTTGAGGAACTATGCTCGGATCTTCTTGACAG GCTGAGGACCCCTGTTGACAATTCTCTTAGAGATGCGAAGTTGTCACTTAAAGAAATAGACGAGGTGATTCTTGTGGGTGGTTCCACCAGAATTCCAGCTGTGCAGGATCTTGTGAAGAAAATGACTGGAAAGGATCCCAACGTGACAGTCAACCCTGATGAGGTTGTTGCCCTTGGAGCAGCCGTGCAG GCAGGAGTATTGTCAGGCGATGTGAGCGACATTGTTCTTCTTGATGTCACACCACTGTCTCTGGGTTTGGAGACACTGGGTGGAGTGATGACCAAGATTATCCCAAGAAACACAACCCTGCCTACCTCCAAGTCAGAGGTTTTCTCAACTGCTGCTGATGGACAGACTAGTGTGGAGATTAATGTCCTCCAAGGAGAAAGAGAGTTTGTCAGGGACAACAAATCCCTTGGTAGCTTCCGGCTGGATGGAATTCCTCCTGCTCCGCGTGGTGTTCCGCAAATTGAAGTGAAGTTCGATATTGATGCCAATGGTATCCTttctgttgctgctgttgatAAGGGAACTGGAAAGAAGCAGGACATTACAATCACCGGGGCCAGCACATTGCCAAAGGATGAG GTAGAGAAGATGGTTGAAGAAGCTGAGAAATTTGCGGCAGAGGACAAAGAGAAGAGAGACGCAATCGACACCAAGAACCAGGCAGAGTCTGTTATCTACCAGACTGAGAAACAACTGAAGGAGCTTGGAGACAAGGTCCCGGGTGAAGTCAAGGGGAAGGTTGAGGGGAAGCTGGTGGAACTCAAAGATGCCGTTGCTGGAGGAACGACACAGACGATTAAGGATGCACTAGCTGCATTGAACCAAGAAGTGATGCAGCTTGGTCAGTCCCTATACCAGCAGCAGGGCGCCCCCGGAGCAGGCCCTACCCCTGGAGGTGATGGTACTGCGGACTCAGGTCCGTCGGAGAAGCCAGGAGATGATGGAGATGTCATAGACGCTGATTTTACCGACAGCAAATGA
- the LOC100833060 gene encoding INO80 complex subunit D, with product MASHRPPATTSPEAPPTVPAVAPKVEAESPSEARNPTSLGCPPSPEMEATAEALTREEVLRRRRRRTARLFGVYRRMYWAMAEEVRARHRQYVWELGRSPLEAEQPPSADGAEVKPGPAAVPRRKKCGFTGCKVRAMAMAKYCHSHILADPSQSLYKGCAFIMRSGAQIGQITCSRPILKASVPSLCNVHLIRSQKHIVQAYKKVGFNPPSNGKVSPDFSLLVAECVRQIQQKRRESRSAPAR from the exons ATGGCCTCccaccggccgccggccacgaCGAGCCCCGAGGCTCCGCCGACGGTGCCAGCGGTGGCTCCCAAGGTTGAGGCGGAGTCGCCGTCGGAGGCCCGAAACCCTACCTCCCTTGGCTGCCCCCCGTCGCCGGAGATGGAGGCCACTGCCGAGGCGCTTACGCGGGAGGAGGTgctgcgccggcggcggcgccgcacgGCACGGCTTTTCGGCGTGTACCGCCGGATGTATTGGGCGATGGCAGAGGAGGTGCGCGCTCGGCACCGGCAGTACGTCTGGGAGCTCGGGCGCAGTCCGCTCGAGGCCGAGCAGCCGCCGTCGGCCGATGGCGCAGAGGTGAAGCctgggccggcggcggtgccgaggaggaagaagtgcGGGTTCACGGGGTGCAAGGTGCGGGCGATGGCCATGGCCAAGTACTGCCACTCCCAcatcctcgccgatcccagtCAGTCGCTGTACAAGGGCTGCGCTTTCATTATGAGGAG TGGTGCACAGATTGGGCAAATTACTTGCAGCAGGCCCATCCTAAAAGCGTCAGTTCCGTCCCTCTGCAATGTTCACTTGATAAGATCTCAGAAGCACATAGTACAGGCTTATAAGAAGGTTGGCTTTAATCCTCCCTCCAATGGCAAGGTCTCCCCAGATTTTAGTTTGTTGGTTGCTGAATGTGTCCGTCAGATCCaacagaaaaggagagaatcCCGAAGTGCTCCAGCACGGTAG
- the LOC100832754 gene encoding agamous-like MADS-box protein AGL62-like, producing the protein MVQPRAMGEKKTAGKRSIRIQRIENKESRLVTFSKRKSGLWKKGSEIAVLCRVRIALLAISEAGKVFAFGSPSVDAVLGGDAGAVPADDGAGWEAVEALYRETEGKVREVAAESARMDAVGEKVRQAQAQAGKRFWFEVDVEALGAEELPVFAMALQRLRENVGRRIEFCLHSAAAAKVGQNRAPFS; encoded by the coding sequence ATGGTGCAGCCACGCGCAATGGGcgagaagaagacggcggggAAGCGGTCCATCCGGATCCAGCGGATAGAGAACAAGGAAAGCCGGCTGGTGACCTTCTCGAAGCGCAAGTCGGGCCTGTGGAAGAAGGGCTCCGAGATCGCCGTGCTCTGCCGCGTCCGGATCGCCCTCCTCGCCATCTCCGAGGCCGGCAAGGTGTTCGCCTTCGGCAGCCCCTCCGTCGACGCCGTCCTGggcggcgacgccggcgccgttCCTGCTGACGACGGCGCGGGgtgggaggcggtggaggcgctgtaCCGGGAGACGGAGGGGAAAGTcagggaggtggcggcggagagcgCGCGGATGGACGCCGTCGGGGAGAAGGTGCGgcaggcgcaggcgcaggcggGGAAGCGGTTCTGGTTTGAGGTGGACGTGGAGGCGCTTGGGGCAGAGGAGCTGCCTGTGTTCGCCATGGCGCTCCAACGCCTCAGGGAGAACGTCGGCCGCCGCATTGAATTTTGCCTacactccgccgccgccgccaaagtAGGACAGAACAGGGCACCCTTCAGCTAA